In one window of Meiothermus sp. DNA:
- a CDS encoding Fic family protein has product MSNASENKPDRAGRYLRQPTGYRAFIPAPLPPNPPLDFGGALREALSAADHALGRLDGAVLTLPNPDLFVFMYVRKEAVLSSQIEGTQSSLQNLLAAEAQLFDPDTPKDVNEVANYVRAMNLGLARLAELPVSVRLIREIHAELMRGVRGGRLAPGELRTSQNWIGPAGCTLNTARFLPPPPHEVPPALADLEKFLHDGAGLPPLVQVGLAHAQFETIHPFLDGNGRIGRLLIAFLLVEKRLLAKPVLYLSHYFKQHRAEYYERLQAVRDAGDWEGWLGFFLKGVEVVSREATATAAAILRMREDYRAKITEHLGRAAANGQRVMDRLFEHPIVSVATVREWLGITPAGANQIVARLEGIGLLREITGYARNRRFRFDPYLRLFEEAAE; this is encoded by the coding sequence ATGAGCAACGCAAGTGAAAATAAGCCAGACCGTGCCGGGCGCTACCTCCGCCAGCCGACGGGCTATCGGGCCTTCATCCCGGCACCGCTGCCGCCTAACCCGCCGCTCGATTTCGGTGGGGCCTTGCGCGAGGCGCTCTCGGCCGCCGACCATGCCCTCGGCCGTCTCGATGGTGCGGTGCTCACGCTGCCCAACCCCGATCTGTTCGTCTTCATGTATGTGCGCAAGGAGGCGGTGCTCTCCAGCCAGATCGAGGGTACCCAGTCCTCGCTGCAAAACCTGCTGGCCGCCGAGGCGCAGCTCTTCGACCCCGACACCCCCAAGGACGTGAACGAGGTCGCCAACTACGTGCGGGCAATGAACCTGGGGCTGGCGCGGCTGGCCGAGCTGCCTGTCTCGGTGCGGCTGATCCGCGAAATCCACGCCGAACTGATGCGCGGCGTGCGCGGCGGAAGACTTGCGCCCGGCGAGCTGCGCACAAGCCAAAACTGGATCGGCCCCGCGGGCTGCACCCTGAACACCGCCCGCTTCTTACCCCCGCCGCCGCACGAAGTGCCGCCAGCCCTCGCCGATCTGGAAAAGTTCCTCCACGACGGCGCCGGCCTGCCGCCGCTGGTGCAAGTGGGGCTCGCCCACGCCCAGTTCGAGACCATCCACCCGTTTCTGGATGGCAACGGAAGGATTGGCCGACTGCTCATCGCCTTCCTGCTCGTCGAAAAGCGGCTGCTGGCCAAGCCCGTGCTGTATCTGTCGCACTACTTCAAGCAACATCGCGCCGAATACTACGAACGCCTGCAAGCCGTGCGCGACGCGGGCGACTGGGAGGGGTGGCTCGGCTTTTTTCTCAAGGGGGTCGAGGTCGTCAGCCGTGAGGCGACGGCCACCGCCGCGGCCATCCTGCGCATGCGCGAGGACTACCGCGCGAAGATCACCGAGCACCTGGGCCGCGCCGCCGCCAACGGCCAGCGCGTGATGGACCGCCTGTTCGAGCATCCCATCGTCAGTGTCGCCACCGTGCGCGAGTGGCTCGGCATCACCCCGGCCGGGGCCAACCAGATCGTCGCGCGCCTCGAAGGCATCGGCTTGTTGCGCGAGATCACCGGCTACGCCCGCAACCGGCGCTTTCGCTTCGACCCCTACCTGCGGCTGTTCGAGGAGGCGGCGGAATGA
- a CDS encoding ATP-binding protein, with the protein MSPETLRALIAGGETLAVEFKGEERAPLADRPLIEAVACLANRVGREAAYLLVGVEDDGRITGARPRHGAATDLARIAALIANRTRPSLSVRIESVQLDGLTVLAIEIPPEPQPVATSEGVFLRRVLGGDGKPACVPMDGYAVQSLQADRGLLDPSAQIVTEARWEHLDPLEFERFRRSVRERRGRSDESLLDLPDLELAKALGVVEANGVVRGVRLAALLLFGKEDALRRFVPSHEVAFQVLRRLEVEVNDFFRWPLLRVMEEIEARIRARNREQELMVGLLRVGVPDYPERALREALANALIHRDYQRLGAVHFQWQTDQIEITSPGGFPEGVRLDNLLVTAPRPRNPLLADAFKRAGIVERTARGIDTIFFEQLRNGRPAPSYAHSNDATVSVVIPGGAANLDFVRLLVTEAQQGRDLALDELLILNSLWQTRSLTTDEAAHLVQKPETDTRAALHRLVEAGLVEERGQKKGRTWHLSAATYRLLGDKAGYVRSRGFEPLQQEQMVLQYVDKHGRITRREAAELCRITGPQAYRLLDRLAERGVIEREGERGRSVAYRKPQ; encoded by the coding sequence ATGAGCCCGGAGACGCTGCGCGCCCTCATCGCAGGCGGAGAGACCCTCGCGGTCGAATTCAAGGGCGAGGAACGCGCGCCGCTGGCCGACCGCCCGCTCATCGAAGCCGTCGCCTGCCTGGCCAATCGCGTCGGCCGCGAAGCCGCCTATCTGCTCGTCGGCGTGGAAGACGATGGCCGCATCACCGGCGCGCGGCCCCGGCATGGCGCGGCAACCGACTTGGCCCGCATCGCCGCGCTGATCGCCAACCGCACTCGGCCATCGCTGTCCGTGCGGATCGAAAGCGTGCAGCTCGATGGCCTGACCGTGCTCGCCATCGAAATTCCACCCGAGCCGCAACCCGTGGCGACCAGCGAAGGCGTCTTTCTGCGGCGCGTGCTGGGTGGCGACGGCAAACCTGCCTGCGTGCCGATGGACGGTTACGCCGTGCAGTCGTTGCAGGCCGACCGCGGGTTGCTCGACCCATCCGCGCAGATCGTCACCGAGGCGCGCTGGGAACATCTCGACCCGCTCGAGTTCGAGCGCTTTCGCCGCAGCGTGCGCGAGCGGCGCGGGCGCAGCGACGAATCCCTCCTCGATCTGCCCGATCTGGAACTGGCCAAGGCGCTCGGCGTGGTGGAGGCCAACGGCGTCGTGCGCGGGGTTCGGCTGGCGGCGCTGCTGCTCTTCGGCAAGGAGGATGCCCTGCGCCGTTTCGTTCCCAGTCACGAAGTCGCTTTCCAGGTGCTGCGCAGGCTGGAGGTCGAAGTCAACGACTTCTTCCGCTGGCCGCTCTTGCGGGTGATGGAAGAAATCGAGGCACGCATCCGCGCCCGCAACCGCGAACAGGAATTGATGGTGGGGCTGCTGCGCGTGGGCGTGCCCGACTACCCGGAACGCGCGTTGCGCGAGGCGCTGGCCAACGCGCTGATCCACCGCGACTACCAACGCCTCGGCGCCGTGCACTTCCAGTGGCAGACCGACCAGATCGAGATTACCAGCCCCGGCGGCTTTCCCGAGGGCGTGCGGCTCGACAACCTGCTCGTCACCGCGCCGCGCCCCAGGAACCCTCTGCTGGCCGATGCCTTCAAGCGCGCCGGCATCGTCGAGCGCACCGCGCGTGGCATCGACACCATCTTCTTTGAGCAACTGCGCAACGGCCGTCCGGCCCCCTCCTATGCGCACAGCAACGACGCCACGGTCAGCGTCGTCATCCCCGGCGGCGCGGCCAACCTCGACTTCGTGCGCCTGCTGGTGACCGAAGCGCAACAGGGGCGCGACCTCGCGCTCGACGAGCTGCTCATCCTCAACAGCCTGTGGCAGACACGCAGCCTCACCACGGACGAAGCGGCCCACCTCGTGCAAAAGCCGGAGACCGACACGCGCGCCGCGCTGCACCGCCTGGTCGAAGCCGGGCTCGTCGAAGAGCGCGGGCAGAAAAAAGGCCGCACCTGGCACCTCTCCGCCGCGACCTACCGGCTGCTTGGCGACAAGGCGGGCTATGTGCGCAGCCGCGGCTTTGAACCCCTGCAACAGGAGCAGATGGTGCTGCAATACGTGGACAAGCACGGGCGCATCACTCGGCGCGAGGCGGCGGAGCTGTGCCGGATCACCGGCCCGCAAGCCTACCGATTGCTAGACCGGCTCGCAGAACGAGGAGTGATCGAGCGTGAAGGCGAGCGGGGACGCAGCGTTGCCTATCGGAAACCCCAGTAA
- a CDS encoding class I SAM-dependent DNA methyltransferase has protein sequence MAKRKNNTSSSNATGAALGYEAELWKMADALRGSMDAAEYKHVVLGLIFLKYISDAFEEQHAKLEAERAQGADPEDPDEYRAENIFWVPPEARWAHLKAQAKQPTIGQLVDDAMAGIERDNPALKGVLPKDYARPALDKTRLGQLIDLISNIKVGDAEARAKDVLGRVYEYFLSQFASAEGKKGGEFYTPRCVVKLLVEMLEPYRGRVYDPCCGSSGMFVQSMEFIRAHANGNGNGGKAKADISIYGQESNYTTWRLAKMNLAIRGIEGQIAHGDTFHNDRFPDLKADFILANPPFNVSDWGGERLRDDKRWKYGVPPVGNANFAWVQHIVHHLAPLGVAGFVLANGSMSSQQSGEGEIRKNLIEADLVDCMVALPGQLFYSTQIPACLWFLARDKKNGRFRDRRGQVLFIDARKMGRMVDRTHRELTDEDIKKIADTYHAWRGTVGAGLVPAHHGATVTYCDIPGFCKSATLDDIRKHSYVLTPGRYVGAAEQEDDGEPFEEKMKRLVAQLREQQAEAARLDTAIEANLEALGFGSESS, from the coding sequence TTGGCAAAGCGAAAGAACAACACGAGCAGCTCGAACGCTACCGGCGCCGCCCTCGGTTACGAGGCCGAGCTCTGGAAGATGGCCGATGCCCTGCGCGGCTCGATGGATGCCGCCGAGTACAAGCACGTCGTGCTCGGCCTCATCTTCCTCAAGTACATTTCGGATGCCTTCGAGGAGCAGCACGCGAAGCTCGAGGCCGAACGTGCCCAGGGCGCGGATCCCGAAGACCCGGACGAGTACCGCGCCGAGAACATCTTCTGGGTGCCCCCCGAGGCGCGCTGGGCACACCTCAAAGCCCAGGCCAAGCAACCCACCATCGGCCAATTGGTGGACGATGCCATGGCCGGCATCGAGCGCGATAATCCGGCCTTGAAGGGGGTGCTACCCAAGGACTACGCCCGCCCCGCGCTGGACAAAACGCGGTTGGGCCAGCTCATTGACCTGATCAGCAACATCAAGGTGGGCGATGCCGAAGCCCGCGCCAAGGATGTGCTGGGGCGTGTCTACGAGTATTTCCTGTCGCAGTTTGCCAGCGCCGAGGGCAAGAAGGGCGGCGAGTTCTACACCCCGCGTTGCGTGGTAAAGCTGCTGGTGGAGATGCTCGAGCCCTACCGCGGCCGCGTCTACGACCCCTGCTGCGGCTCCTCGGGGATGTTCGTGCAGTCGATGGAGTTCATCCGCGCTCATGCCAATGGCAATGGCAACGGCGGCAAAGCCAAAGCCGACATCTCGATCTACGGGCAGGAGTCGAACTACACCACCTGGCGCCTCGCCAAGATGAACCTGGCCATCCGCGGCATTGAGGGCCAGATCGCCCACGGCGACACCTTCCACAACGACCGCTTCCCCGACCTCAAGGCCGACTTCATCCTGGCCAATCCCCCCTTCAACGTCTCAGACTGGGGCGGCGAACGCCTGCGCGACGACAAGCGCTGGAAGTACGGCGTGCCACCGGTGGGCAACGCCAACTTCGCCTGGGTGCAGCACATCGTGCACCACCTGGCACCCTTGGGCGTGGCGGGCTTCGTGCTGGCCAATGGCTCCATGTCCTCTCAGCAGTCCGGCGAGGGCGAGATCCGCAAGAACCTGATCGAGGCCGACCTGGTGGACTGCATGGTCGCGCTGCCGGGCCAGCTCTTCTACTCGACGCAGATTCCGGCGTGCCTCTGGTTCCTCGCGCGCGACAAGAAGAACGGACGCTTCCGCGACCGCCGCGGCCAGGTGCTCTTCATCGATGCCCGCAAGATGGGCCGCATGGTGGACCGCACCCACCGCGAGCTGACCGACGAGGACATCAAGAAGATCGCCGATACCTACCACGCCTGGCGCGGCACCGTAGGGGCAGGCCTTGTGCCTGCCCATCATGGGGCAACCGTTACATATTGTGACATCCCCGGATTCTGCAAATCCGCCACGCTGGACGACATCCGCAAACATAGCTACGTGCTCACACCCGGGCGCTACGTCGGCGCGGCAGAGCAGGAAGACGACGGCGAGCCGTTCGAGGAAAAGATGAAGCGCCTCGTCGCGCAACTGCGGGAACAGCAGGCGGAGGCCGCCAGGCTCGATACCGCGATCGAGGCCAACCTGGAGGCGCTGGGGTTTGGGAGCGAATCGTCATGA
- a CDS encoding chromate transporter, with translation MAETLAVFLAFLRFGVLSFGGGMANLPEMARIIIGNGWVTGQQFADGFALGQFVPGPNMLAVLFYGLNAAGLPGALAAMLGMFLPGALGAMWLVKGWDWMARARWSRALRKALVPISMGLSASMVLVLVQLGVEGLGWFALLAAATFLIYRGVNVVWVIGGGAALGLFAALLPLR, from the coding sequence GTGGCTGAAACCCTGGCGGTCTTCCTGGCCTTCTTGCGCTTTGGGGTGCTGAGCTTTGGCGGGGGGATGGCCAACCTGCCGGAGATGGCCCGGATCATTATCGGCAACGGCTGGGTCACGGGCCAGCAGTTTGCCGACGGCTTTGCCCTGGGGCAGTTTGTGCCGGGGCCCAACATGCTGGCGGTGCTGTTTTACGGCTTGAATGCCGCCGGTTTGCCGGGCGCATTGGCGGCCATGCTGGGCATGTTTTTGCCCGGTGCGCTGGGGGCCATGTGGCTGGTAAAAGGCTGGGACTGGATGGCCCGGGCGCGCTGGAGCCGGGCTTTGCGCAAGGCCCTGGTGCCCATCAGCATGGGCCTTAGCGCCAGCATGGTGCTGGTACTTGTGCAGCTAGGGGTAGAGGGGCTCGGCTGGTTTGCGTTGCTGGCCGCCGCCACGTTCCTGATTTACCGGGGGGTGAACGTGGTCTGGGTGATTGGTGGGGGTGCGGCACTGGGGCTGTTTGCAGCGCTTTTGCCGCTCAGGTAG
- a CDS encoding chromate transporter, which yields MKVPIGHLFWAFLQVGLVAFGGGGNAQLYQALVLRRGWMAEREFLETTALCRILPGPVFANTAAHLGMRLGGVVGGVLALLGVLTPGALLMLLLSLAYFRFGALPGSLAESALNGVAAAAIGLILATMLRQAPIALDSLKAVLLSLGVFATYGLLHWPLLLVLLMFVPVGMALYWPEAAEAWPGSEVEPRG from the coding sequence ATGAAAGTGCCCATTGGCCATCTTTTTTGGGCGTTTTTGCAGGTGGGCTTGGTGGCTTTTGGGGGCGGGGGCAATGCCCAGCTCTACCAGGCCCTGGTGCTCCGGCGGGGCTGGATGGCCGAGCGGGAGTTTCTGGAGACTACTGCACTGTGCCGCATCCTGCCGGGGCCTGTCTTTGCAAACACCGCGGCCCACCTGGGCATGCGCCTGGGGGGCGTGGTGGGGGGGGTGTTGGCCCTATTGGGCGTGCTGACCCCTGGCGCCCTGCTGATGCTGCTTCTGAGCCTCGCCTACTTCCGCTTTGGCGCGCTGCCGGGCTCGCTGGCCGAAAGCGCCCTGAACGGGGTGGCGGCTGCGGCCATTGGGCTCATTCTGGCCACCATGCTACGCCAGGCCCCCATTGCGCTGGATTCGCTCAAGGCAGTTTTGCTGTCCCTGGGGGTTTTTGCCACCTATGGTCTGCTGCACTGGCCGTTGCTCCTGGTGTTGCTCATGTTTGTGCCGGTGGGCATGGCCCTCTACTGGCCGGAGGCCGCCGAAGCCTGGCCCGGCTCGGAGGTGGAGCCCCGTGGCTGA
- a CDS encoding metallophosphoesterase family protein, producing MHYVVGDIHGCLQALIRLLQREGLIGETLQWTGGEAQLWFLGDYADRGPNGIGVIELLMNLEHQAAEAGGAVHALLGNHDLMLLAAHRFTQVEIPSFKRQGQRMTFYEIWQRVGGKEPDFERLNESHIEWLQNRPALARVEGTLLMHADSLFYLEYGDSLEQINQSLRDILRSDSVEAWDALAEQFASRFSFLNGGIALTEEFLGQLGASRLIHGHTPIYSLIGYAPQMVLYPLEYNDGLCFNVDHCLWNGGLGFVLNLSQLSA from the coding sequence GTGCATTACGTTGTCGGTGACATTCACGGCTGCCTGCAAGCCCTCATCCGGCTCTTGCAGCGCGAGGGGTTGATAGGGGAGACGCTTCAGTGGACGGGTGGGGAGGCCCAGCTCTGGTTCCTGGGCGACTATGCCGACCGGGGCCCCAATGGCATTGGGGTGATTGAGCTTTTGATGAACCTCGAGCACCAGGCAGCAGAAGCCGGGGGCGCGGTGCACGCCCTCCTGGGCAACCACGACCTGATGCTGCTGGCCGCACACCGCTTTACCCAGGTCGAAATTCCCAGCTTCAAGCGCCAGGGGCAGCGCATGACCTTTTACGAAATCTGGCAGCGGGTAGGCGGCAAAGAGCCCGATTTCGAGCGATTGAACGAGAGCCACATTGAATGGCTGCAAAACCGCCCGGCCCTGGCCCGGGTCGAGGGCACCCTGCTGATGCACGCCGATAGTCTGTTCTACCTGGAGTACGGCGACAGCCTGGAGCAGATCAACCAGAGCCTGCGCGATATTCTGCGCTCGGATAGCGTTGAGGCCTGGGACGCGCTGGCCGAGCAATTTGCCAGTCGGTTCTCGTTCCTGAACGGGGGCATTGCCCTGACCGAAGAATTCCTGGGGCAACTCGGCGCAAGCCGCCTGATCCACGGCCACACCCCCATCTACAGCCTGATTGGCTATGCCCCCCAGATGGTGCTGTACCCGTTGGAATACAACGACGGCCTCTGCTTCAACGTGGATCACTGCTTGTGGAACGGAGGGCTGGGGTTTGTGCTAAACCTGAGCCAACTGAGCGCATAA
- a CDS encoding C45 family peptidase — MLPYLQLSGSPYDQGLKQGIAWADRIDHNLGLYFHRFEVECKLSPREARERGARYLEAIRQQSPAYAQGLEGIAAGSGQPLIDIATLNVRYEIVYHQFGHEAPNGCTAFALMPAHSADGHLWMGQNWDWMEGVQGALQHITEPDGTRVLAFTEAGIFGGKIGLNAHGLGLCINGLVSKGDHWAGLGKPFHLRTYEALRQKTLDDAKTAIVENPRTASGNFLVGQGGKALDIEVSPSGVALWEGERQLVHANHYLAPERFGIEVPPIEWLDRSHHRAERLDLRLREVNKPGLKELQAALSDREGAPYAVCRTASPEEYALGEPYRTIVSVIMNLGTLELWVSDGPPHENPYTHYRV; from the coding sequence ATGCTGCCCTACCTTCAACTTTCGGGTTCCCCCTACGATCAAGGCCTGAAGCAAGGCATTGCCTGGGCCGACCGGATTGACCACAACCTGGGGCTCTATTTCCACCGCTTTGAGGTCGAGTGCAAGCTCTCCCCCCGCGAAGCCCGCGAACGGGGCGCGCGGTACTTGGAGGCCATCCGGCAGCAAAGTCCGGCCTATGCCCAGGGCCTCGAGGGCATAGCGGCGGGGTCGGGCCAGCCCCTAATCGACATTGCCACCCTCAACGTGCGCTACGAGATTGTCTACCACCAGTTCGGCCACGAGGCCCCCAACGGCTGCACCGCGTTTGCCCTCATGCCAGCCCACAGCGCCGACGGCCACCTCTGGATGGGCCAGAACTGGGACTGGATGGAGGGGGTGCAAGGCGCCCTCCAGCACATCACCGAGCCCGACGGTACAAGGGTGCTGGCCTTTACCGAGGCGGGCATCTTTGGCGGCAAGATTGGCCTTAACGCCCACGGACTGGGGCTTTGCATCAACGGCCTGGTCTCCAAGGGCGACCACTGGGCCGGGCTGGGCAAGCCTTTCCACCTGCGAACCTACGAGGCCCTGCGGCAAAAAACGCTTGATGATGCCAAAACGGCCATTGTCGAAAACCCCCGCACAGCTTCGGGCAACTTTCTGGTCGGCCAGGGGGGAAAGGCCCTGGACATAGAGGTTTCGCCCAGCGGCGTCGCCCTGTGGGAGGGCGAACGCCAGCTGGTACACGCCAACCACTACCTGGCCCCCGAGCGCTTTGGCATCGAGGTGCCGCCCATCGAGTGGCTCGACCGTTCGCACCACCGGGCCGAACGCCTCGACCTGCGGTTGCGCGAGGTCAACAAGCCCGGCCTAAAGGAGCTTCAGGCGGCCCTCTCCGACCGGGAGGGTGCTCCTTATGCGGTCTGCCGCACCGCCAGCCCCGAAGAATACGCGCTGGGTGAGCCCTACCGCACCATCGTTTCGGTCATCATGAACCTGGGCACCCTCGAGCTGTGGGTTTCCGACGGCCCGCCCCACGAGAACCCCTACACGCACTACCGGGTTTGA
- a CDS encoding macro domain-containing protein, with protein MAHIQVAQGDITEFAGDAIVNAANNHLILGAGVAGAIRRKGGPRIQEECDRHGPIRVGEAALTGAGALPVRFVIHAAVLGDQPASLQTVRSATRAAVLLALQHNLRRVAFPLLGTGVGGLALDEVIEAMLDELQNAPNTLEITLFGYSPSDAEALQQALARHG; from the coding sequence ATGGCCCACATCCAGGTAGCCCAGGGCGATATTACCGAGTTTGCGGGCGACGCCATCGTGAATGCCGCCAACAACCACCTGATCCTGGGCGCTGGGGTCGCGGGGGCCATCCGGCGCAAAGGCGGGCCCCGCATCCAGGAAGAATGTGACAGACATGGGCCCATTCGGGTTGGTGAAGCGGCCCTCACCGGCGCCGGAGCGCTGCCGGTGCGCTTTGTGATTCATGCGGCCGTCTTGGGCGACCAGCCCGCCAGCCTGCAAACCGTTCGAAGTGCCACGCGGGCTGCGGTTCTTCTGGCGCTGCAGCATAACTTGCGCAGGGTGGCTTTTCCCCTGCTGGGAACTGGTGTGGGCGGATTGGCGCTAGACGAAGTGATCGAAGCGATGCTGGACGAGCTACAGAACGCTCCCAACACCCTGGAAATCACCCTGTTTGGCTACAGCCCCTCCGATGCAGAGGCCCTCCAGCAGGCTCTGGCCCGCCACGGCTAG
- a CDS encoding TCR/Tet family MFS transporter, whose product MASARTASIPFILISVLINVMGLGLVIPVLPKLIETLAGSVEAGARLNGLFFAVYAVMQFACGPILGMLSDRYGRRPVLLASLLGTGIDYLIAALTQSIWVLFLARVIAGALGASLSTANAYIADISRPEERARNFGLIGATFGMGFVLGPVVGGLLGNIDLRLPFYFAAGLAFLNFLYGYFVLPESLRPENRSTQAKSLNPFTALSILGKTPILRGLTFSLTLIFLAFGALQSVWVLYTAYKFDWKPLEVGFSLFLVGLGGVIVQAGLVRPIVGRLGERRALTLAQSVGFFAFTLYGLATQGWMMYATIALAALSNLGQPLIQSFLTREVSPKEQGTLQGALSGLQSLTLATGGLLGGVLLSWVAKPGLPPWLLGLPFFVGALLYATAAANTARLFRSLRKG is encoded by the coding sequence ATGGCTTCTGCTCGAACCGCCTCTATACCGTTCATTCTGATTTCGGTGCTGATCAACGTGATGGGACTGGGGCTGGTCATACCGGTGCTGCCCAAGCTTATCGAGACCCTGGCGGGTAGCGTGGAGGCCGGGGCGCGGCTCAACGGCCTGTTTTTTGCGGTGTATGCGGTGATGCAGTTTGCATGCGGCCCCATTCTGGGCATGCTCTCCGACCGCTATGGGCGGCGCCCGGTGTTGCTGGCCTCGCTTTTGGGCACCGGCATCGATTATCTGATTGCGGCCCTGACGCAGTCTATCTGGGTGCTGTTTTTGGCTCGAGTCATCGCCGGGGCCCTGGGTGCCAGCCTCTCCACCGCCAACGCCTACATCGCCGATATTTCCAGGCCCGAGGAGCGGGCCCGCAACTTTGGCCTGATTGGGGCCACCTTCGGGATGGGCTTTGTGCTGGGGCCGGTGGTGGGCGGGCTGCTGGGCAACATAGACCTGCGCCTGCCCTTCTACTTCGCCGCGGGCCTGGCTTTTCTCAACTTTCTATATGGCTATTTTGTGCTGCCCGAGTCGCTCAGGCCGGAAAACCGCAGCACCCAAGCCAAATCGCTCAATCCCTTCACGGCCCTCTCGATTCTGGGCAAGACCCCCATTTTGCGCGGCCTGACCTTTAGTCTTACGCTCATCTTCCTGGCATTTGGGGCTTTGCAAAGCGTGTGGGTGCTGTACACGGCCTACAAGTTCGACTGGAAGCCCTTAGAGGTGGGCTTTTCGCTGTTTCTGGTGGGCCTGGGCGGTGTGATTGTGCAGGCCGGGCTGGTTCGGCCCATAGTGGGCCGACTGGGCGAGCGACGGGCGCTTACCCTGGCCCAGAGCGTGGGCTTTTTCGCCTTTACCCTGTACGGTCTGGCCACCCAGGGCTGGATGATGTACGCCACCATTGCGCTGGCCGCCCTCAGCAACCTGGGCCAGCCCTTGATCCAGTCCTTTCTGACCCGCGAGGTCTCGCCGAAAGAACAAGGAACCCTACAAGGGGCCCTCTCTGGGCTGCAAAGCCTTACGTTGGCCACAGGCGGGTTGCTGGGTGGGGTTCTGCTTTCCTGGGTTGCGAAACCTGGCCTTCCGCCCTGGCTCCTCGGGCTTCCCTTCTTTGTGGGGGCTTTGCTCTATGCGACGGCGGCGGCCAATACCGCCCGGCTGTTTCGCAGCCTGCGCAAAGGCTAG
- the tsaE gene encoding tRNA (adenosine(37)-N6)-threonylcarbamoyltransferase complex ATPase subunit type 1 TsaE has translation MHLESLEDTRTLGLKLAKTLPEGTLVLLTGPMGAGKTALVKFIAEGLGFKGEVTSPTYTLIHEYPTPAGLVVHIDAYRMADQEELYHLGLEDYLPEARLVLIEWGKPEVFPDSLEVRLEPTAQGRSVELIPHGHAPAIALL, from the coding sequence GTGCACCTGGAGAGCCTCGAGGACACCCGTACCCTGGGCCTAAAGCTCGCCAAGACCCTGCCCGAAGGCACCCTCGTACTGCTGACGGGGCCCATGGGCGCGGGCAAGACCGCTTTGGTGAAATTTATCGCCGAGGGCCTGGGCTTCAAAGGCGAGGTGACCAGCCCCACCTACACCCTGATTCACGAGTACCCCACCCCAGCGGGCCTGGTAGTGCACATCGACGCCTACCGCATGGCCGATCAGGAGGAGCTTTATCACCTGGGCCTGGAGGACTACCTGCCCGAGGCCCGCCTGGTGCTAATTGAGTGGGGTAAGCCCGAGGTATTTCCGGATAGCCTGGAAGTTCGCCTCGAGCCCACCGCGCAAGGGCGCAGCGTCGAGCTAATTCCCCACGGGCATGCACCAGCAATAGCTTTGCTATAG